The proteins below come from a single Limnobaculum xujianqingii genomic window:
- the ansB gene encoding L-asparaginase 2, giving the protein MSVFKKTALGALLCCFTVPALAKLPTITVLATGGTIAGGGVSETQSNYVAGQFGVERLVDAVPQLKDIADIKGEQIVNIGSQDMNDEVWLKLAKTINERCDSSDGFVITHGTDTMEETSYFLNLTVKCNKPVVMVGAMRPATAMSADGPFNLYNAVVVASDKNSAGRGVLVAMNDVVVGGRDVTKTSTTGVQTFQAVNYGPLGYIHNGKVDYQRMPTRAHAPEAPFDVSKLTELPKVDIIYSYANASAAPVKALLADGTKGIVSAGVGNGNLYKTVFDALVSAREQGAVVVRSSRVPTGSTTQDAEIDDAKYGFVASGTLNPQKARVLLQLALTKTQDPVEIQKMFNEY; this is encoded by the coding sequence ATGTCAGTGTTTAAGAAGACTGCTCTTGGTGCTTTGCTTTGTTGTTTCACCGTGCCTGCGTTGGCAAAATTACCTACTATTACCGTTCTGGCAACAGGCGGGACTATTGCTGGTGGAGGCGTTTCAGAAACACAATCCAATTATGTTGCCGGTCAGTTTGGTGTTGAACGCTTGGTTGATGCGGTACCACAGCTAAAAGATATTGCTGATATTAAAGGTGAGCAGATTGTTAATATCGGTTCACAAGATATGAATGACGAAGTCTGGCTTAAACTGGCCAAGACGATTAATGAACGTTGTGATAGTAGCGATGGTTTCGTGATCACTCATGGCACCGATACGATGGAAGAAACGTCTTACTTCCTGAACCTGACGGTTAAATGTAATAAACCCGTTGTTATGGTTGGCGCCATGCGTCCAGCTACCGCTATGAGTGCTGATGGCCCATTCAATCTTTATAATGCAGTGGTCGTAGCCTCAGATAAAAACTCTGCGGGTCGTGGAGTATTGGTTGCTATGAATGATGTGGTTGTTGGTGGTCGGGACGTGACTAAAACCAGTACTACAGGTGTTCAGACTTTTCAGGCGGTGAATTACGGGCCACTGGGATATATCCATAATGGCAAAGTCGATTATCAGCGGATGCCAACGCGCGCTCATGCACCTGAAGCGCCTTTTGATGTAAGTAAACTAACTGAATTGCCGAAAGTCGACATTATATATAGTTACGCAAATGCTTCAGCTGCGCCAGTTAAAGCATTACTGGCGGATGGCACTAAAGGTATTGTTAGCGCCGGTGTAGGTAACGGTAACTTATATAAAACAGTATTTGATGCGCTGGTTAGTGCCAGAGAGCAAGGGGCCGTAGTGGTTCGTTCTTCTCGTGTTCCAACGGGGTCCACTACTCAGGATGCAGAAATCGATGATGCTAAATATGGTTTTGTTGCATCGGGTACGTTGAACCCACAAAAAGCACGGGTGTTGCTACAGTTAGCATTAACCAAAACACAAGATCCGGTTGAAATTCAGAAGATGTTTAATGAGTATTAA
- the ycaO gene encoding 30S ribosomal protein S12 methylthiotransferase accessory factor YcaO — translation MQTITSATTQTFIPGKDAALEDSISRFQQKLTQLGFNIEEASWLNPVPNVWSVHIRDKDCPLCFTNGKGATRKAALASALGEYFERLSTNYFFADFYLGKTIAESDFVHYPNEKWFPVSPDNSLPEGILDSHLHAFYDPDQSLTATELVDLQSGNVERGICALPFVRQSDLETVYIPMNIIGNLYVSNGMSAGNNRNEARVQALSEIFERFVKNRIIAEAISLPEIPQAMINLYPQVKEAINTLEAEGFPIFAYDASLGGQYPVICVVLFNPANGTCFASFGAHPDFGVALERTVTELLQGRSLKDLDVFNAPTFDNEEVGEYANLETHFIDSSGLISWDLFKQQADYEFVGWDFSGTSEEEFATMMAIFNKEEVEVYIADYTHLGVDACRILAPGMSDIYPAEDLVLANNNMGQHLRDTILSLPSSQWQPEEYLALIEQLDQEGLDDFVRVRELLGMATGSNNVWSSLRVGELKSMLALAGGDLDQALSWVEWTQEFNASLFSEERRNYYRCLQTLLLMQVDAEERDPEQYNPAFNRMYGEDTVTTVWNNIRGIQRFHSIFDVDQDLTQLPAHCSLLTAYNKLQAAKRQS, via the coding sequence ATGCAAACAATCACTTCTGCGACAACACAAACCTTTATTCCTGGTAAAGATGCGGCATTGGAAGACTCCATCTCTCGTTTTCAGCAAAAGCTGACGCAATTAGGATTTAATATAGAAGAAGCGTCCTGGCTTAACCCGGTTCCAAACGTTTGGTCGGTACATATACGTGATAAGGATTGTCCACTCTGTTTTACCAACGGAAAAGGCGCAACCCGAAAAGCAGCGCTGGCTTCTGCACTGGGTGAATATTTTGAGCGGCTATCCACTAACTACTTTTTTGCAGATTTCTATTTAGGAAAAACTATTGCTGAAAGTGATTTTGTTCACTATCCCAATGAAAAGTGGTTCCCTGTTTCACCGGACAACAGCTTACCTGAAGGCATTTTAGATTCGCATCTGCATGCCTTCTATGATCCTGACCAAAGCCTGACTGCCACCGAGCTGGTTGATTTACAGTCTGGAAATGTTGAGCGTGGTATCTGCGCCCTACCGTTTGTTCGTCAATCCGACCTGGAAACGGTTTACATTCCAATGAATATTATCGGCAACCTTTATGTCTCTAACGGGATGTCTGCCGGCAATAACCGTAATGAAGCACGGGTTCAGGCGCTGTCAGAAATTTTTGAGCGTTTTGTAAAAAACCGCATTATTGCTGAAGCTATTAGCTTGCCAGAAATCCCACAGGCAATGATCAATCTTTACCCACAGGTAAAAGAAGCAATAAACACTCTTGAAGCTGAAGGCTTCCCTATATTTGCTTATGATGCTTCTCTCGGTGGTCAGTATCCTGTTATCTGCGTTGTGCTATTCAATCCCGCCAATGGAACCTGTTTTGCCTCATTTGGTGCTCACCCTGATTTTGGTGTCGCTTTAGAGCGTACCGTCACTGAATTGCTACAGGGCCGCAGCCTGAAAGATCTGGATGTGTTCAACGCACCAACGTTTGATAACGAAGAAGTGGGTGAATATGCCAATCTGGAAACTCATTTTATTGACTCCAGCGGTTTGATTTCCTGGGATCTGTTTAAACAGCAGGCCGACTATGAGTTTGTTGGCTGGGACTTCAGTGGCACTTCTGAAGAAGAGTTTGCCACTATGATGGCTATCTTTAATAAAGAAGAAGTAGAGGTCTATATTGCTGATTATACCCATTTGGGTGTTGATGCCTGCCGGATTCTGGCGCCTGGTATGTCTGATATTTATCCTGCTGAAGATTTGGTGTTAGCCAATAACAATATGGGGCAACACCTGAGAGATACCATTTTGAGTCTGCCTTCCAGCCAATGGCAACCCGAAGAGTATCTGGCTTTAATTGAGCAGTTAGATCAGGAAGGTCTGGATGACTTTGTGCGTGTACGTGAACTACTGGGCATGGCAACCGGTTCTAACAACGTTTGGAGTAGCCTGCGTGTAGGTGAACTCAAATCTATGCTGGCCCTCGCCGGTGGCGATTTGGATCAGGCGTTAAGCTGGGTAGAATGGACTCAGGAGTTCAACGCATCGCTATTCAGTGAAGAACGTCGTAACTACTATCGTTGTTTGCAAACCCTATTATTAATGCAGGTAGATGCTGAAGAGCGCGATCCGGAACAGTACAATCCAGCCTTCAACCGTATGTATGGCGAAGATACCGTAACTACCGTCTGGAATAATATTCGCGGAATACAACGCTTTCATAGCATTTTTGATGTAGATCAAGATTTAACTCAACTGCCTGCACACTGCTCTTTATTGACTGCATATAACAAATTACAGGCGGCTAAGCGGCAGTCTTAA
- a CDS encoding aspartate/glutamate racemase family protein, with the protein MKTIGLIGGMSWESTIPYYRHINETIRHHLGGLHSAKIVLLSVDFQEIEQLQHQGDWAAAGEHLAKAARKLEGAGADFLVICTNTMHKVYETVENAVAIPVCHIADATADVILEDGIKKVGLLGTRFTMEQDFYKGRLSSQHGIEVIVPDEADREIVHRVIYQELCLGKIDTESRQQFSRIMQQLADKGAQGIILGCTEIGLLVGAKDASVPLYDTAEIHAVRAAELSLKA; encoded by the coding sequence ATGAAAACGATAGGGCTTATTGGCGGTATGAGTTGGGAATCAACTATCCCTTATTATCGTCATATCAATGAAACCATCCGTCATCATCTTGGTGGTTTGCATTCGGCTAAAATTGTACTGTTAAGCGTTGATTTTCAGGAAATAGAACAGTTACAGCATCAGGGAGATTGGGCGGCCGCGGGTGAGCATCTGGCAAAAGCAGCGCGTAAGCTCGAAGGTGCGGGTGCCGATTTTTTAGTTATTTGTACCAACACTATGCACAAGGTGTATGAAACGGTAGAGAATGCGGTTGCGATTCCTGTTTGCCATATTGCTGATGCAACAGCAGACGTTATTCTGGAAGATGGTATTAAGAAAGTTGGCCTGTTAGGCACTCGTTTTACCATGGAACAAGATTTTTATAAGGGACGACTCAGTAGTCAGCATGGCATTGAGGTTATTGTACCCGATGAAGCAGATCGTGAAATTGTGCATCGCGTAATTTATCAAGAGCTTTGTCTGGGCAAGATTGATACAGAATCTCGTCAACAATTTAGCCGAATCATGCAGCAGTTGGCTGATAAAGGCGCTCAGGGAATTATTCTGGGCTGTACTGAGATAGGTCTGTTGGTTGGCGCTAAAGATGCCTCCGTGCCTTTATATGACACCGCAGAGATACACGCCGTGCGTGCGGCAGAGCTTTCGTTGAAAGCCTGA
- the focA gene encoding formate transporter FocA, translating to MKTDNPIAALSPAAMAQVAENAGIYKATKHPAITFCSAILAGAFISIAFVFYITATTGTANVPFGMAKFLGGVCFSLGLMLVVACGTDLFTSTVMTCIAKATNHITWGQMIRNWINVYLGNLVGALFFVAIIFLAGQITAANGLWGLNVLQTADHKLHHTFVEAVALGTLANLMVCLAVWMSYAGRSLTDKMLVMILPVAMFVASGFEHSIANMFMIPMGIVIKNFASPEFWHMINATPEQFPSLTVSNFVIDNLIPVTIGNIIGGLMVGLPFWAMYLRGGKH from the coding sequence GTGAAAACAGATAATCCTATCGCAGCATTATCACCCGCCGCCATGGCTCAGGTTGCCGAGAATGCGGGAATATATAAAGCTACAAAACATCCAGCTATTACATTCTGCTCAGCAATATTAGCTGGCGCATTTATTTCCATTGCATTCGTCTTCTATATTACAGCTACTACCGGAACAGCGAATGTTCCTTTTGGCATGGCTAAATTTTTAGGTGGCGTCTGCTTCTCTTTAGGTTTGATGTTGGTTGTTGCCTGTGGCACCGACCTCTTCACCTCAACGGTAATGACCTGTATTGCTAAAGCAACCAATCACATTACCTGGGGTCAAATGATCCGTAACTGGATCAATGTTTATTTAGGCAATTTAGTTGGTGCCCTGTTCTTTGTTGCTATTATATTTCTAGCAGGCCAAATCACTGCCGCTAACGGGCTTTGGGGGCTAAATGTACTCCAAACGGCTGACCATAAGCTACATCATACCTTTGTAGAAGCGGTTGCTCTTGGTACACTAGCTAACCTGATGGTCTGTTTAGCAGTATGGATGAGTTACGCCGGACGCAGTTTGACCGATAAAATGCTGGTAATGATCCTTCCAGTAGCAATGTTTGTTGCCAGCGGTTTTGAGCACAGCATTGCAAACATGTTTATGATTCCAATGGGAATCGTTATTAAGAATTTTGCATCTCCTGAGTTCTGGCACATGATTAATGCCACTCCGGAGCAATTTCCAAGCCTGACTGTTAGTAACTTTGTTATAGACAACTTAATCCCCGTGACTATCGGAAATATCATCGGTGGGTTAATGGTAGGTTTGCCTTTTTGGGCAATGTATTTACGTGGTGGGAAGCACTAG
- the serC gene encoding 3-phosphoserine/phosphohydroxythreonine transaminase — MAQVFNFSAGPAMLPVEVLRQAQQELCDWQGLGTSVMEISHRGKEFIQVAETAERDLRDLMKIPDNYKVLFSHGGARAQFAAIPLNLLGDATQADYIDGGYWAHSAIQEAEKYCKPNVFDAKTQIDGLSAIKPMKDWVLSDKSAYVHFCPNETIDGVAIDEQPDFGDRVVIADLSSTILSRPIDVSRYGVIYAGAQKNIGPAGITVIIIREDLLGKARKETPSILDFTVLNKYDSMFNTPPTFAWYLSGLVFKWLKAQGGLTEMARRNEEKASHLYSFIDNSDFYRNGVAIPNRSWMNVPFQLGDGTLDKVFLEEAQVAGLHALKGHRVLGGMRASIYNAMPLAGVQALTQFMAVFERRHG, encoded by the coding sequence ATGGCACAGGTATTTAATTTTAGTGCAGGGCCGGCAATGCTACCGGTTGAAGTGTTACGTCAGGCACAACAAGAACTTTGTGATTGGCAGGGGCTCGGCACATCGGTCATGGAAATTAGCCACCGCGGTAAAGAGTTTATTCAGGTAGCTGAAACGGCTGAGCGTGACCTGCGCGATCTGATGAAAATTCCTGATAATTATAAAGTGCTATTTAGTCACGGTGGCGCGCGCGCGCAATTTGCTGCGATCCCATTAAATTTATTAGGTGATGCTACCCAGGCTGATTACATTGACGGCGGCTATTGGGCTCACAGTGCTATTCAGGAAGCTGAAAAATATTGTAAGCCAAATGTGTTTGATGCAAAGACCCAGATTGATGGTTTGTCAGCAATAAAACCAATGAAAGATTGGGTACTGAGTGATAAATCTGCTTATGTTCATTTCTGCCCAAATGAGACGATTGACGGTGTTGCTATTGATGAACAGCCTGATTTTGGCGATCGCGTTGTTATAGCGGACCTCTCCTCAACCATCTTATCTCGCCCAATTGATGTTAGCCGTTATGGTGTGATTTATGCCGGAGCGCAAAAGAATATTGGACCGGCAGGTATTACGGTGATCATTATACGTGAAGATCTTCTGGGTAAAGCCCGCAAAGAGACACCATCTATTCTCGATTTTACCGTGTTAAATAAGTATGACTCGATGTTCAACACGCCACCTACCTTTGCATGGTACCTGTCCGGACTGGTATTTAAATGGTTAAAAGCCCAAGGTGGATTGACCGAAATGGCGCGCCGTAACGAAGAGAAAGCGTCCCACCTATACAGTTTTATTGATAACAGTGATTTCTATCGTAATGGTGTTGCGATCCCTAACCGTTCCTGGATGAACGTTCCATTCCAATTAGGGGATGGAACATTGGATAAGGTATTCCTCGAAGAGGCTCAGGTTGCCGGTTTGCATGCACTAAAAGGGCACCGGGTTCTGGGTGGAATGCGTGCATCTATCTACAACGCAATGCCGTTGGCTGGTGTTCAGGCATTGACTCAGTTTATGGCTGTTTTTGAACGACGCCACGGTTAA
- the cmk gene encoding (d)CMP kinase, which yields MTAVVPVITVDGPSGVGKGTLCQALAEKLGWHLLDSGAIYRVLALAALHHEVNLASEEALVPLAIHLDVRFISQQNQLQVILEGETVTNEIRNETVGNAASQVAAFPRVREALLRRQRAFREAPGLIADGRDMGTIVFPDAPVKIFLDASAEERARRRMLQLQEKGQCVKFERLLSEIQERDSRDRNRAVAPLVPAADALMVDSTHMSVDEVIERTLAYVQSVLK from the coding sequence ATGACAGCAGTTGTGCCGGTAATAACCGTTGACGGTCCAAGCGGAGTGGGAAAAGGAACACTTTGTCAGGCTTTGGCTGAAAAACTGGGTTGGCATTTACTGGATTCGGGTGCTATTTATCGCGTTTTAGCATTAGCAGCACTACATCATGAAGTGAATCTGGCCTCAGAAGAGGCGCTGGTTCCTCTGGCTATTCATTTGGATGTCCGTTTCATTTCTCAACAAAACCAATTACAGGTGATTCTTGAGGGTGAAACAGTAACCAATGAAATTCGTAATGAGACCGTAGGAAATGCGGCCTCTCAAGTTGCTGCATTTCCACGCGTCAGAGAAGCATTGTTGCGTCGTCAACGAGCATTTCGAGAGGCCCCAGGGCTAATCGCGGATGGTCGTGATATGGGGACTATTGTTTTCCCTGATGCGCCGGTGAAAATTTTTCTTGATGCGAGCGCAGAAGAGAGAGCCAGAAGGCGCATGCTACAGTTGCAGGAAAAGGGCCAGTGTGTTAAATTTGAACGTCTTTTGTCCGAGATACAGGAACGGGATTCCCGGGATCGTAATCGGGCGGTTGCGCCCCTTGTTCCAGCGGCTGATGCGTTGATGGTGGATTCAACCCATATGAGTGTTGATGAAGTGATCGAGCGTACATTAGCTTATGTGCAAAGTGTGCTAAAATAA
- the rpsA gene encoding 30S ribosomal protein S1, which produces MTESFAQLFEESLNEIETRPGSIVRGVVVAIDKDVVLVDAGLKSESAIPVEQFKNAQGELEIQVGDEVDVALDAIEDGFGETLLSREKAKRHEAWITLEKASEEAATVIGIINGKVKGGFTVELNGIRAFLPGSLVDVRPVRDTLHLEGKELEFKVIKLDQKRNNVVVSRRAVIESENSAERDQLLENLQEGMEVKGIVKNLTDYGAFVDLGGVDGLLHITDMAWKRVKHPSEIVNVGDEILVKVLKFDRDRTRVSLGLKQLGEDPWVAIAKRYPEGTKLTGRVTNLTDYGCFVEIEEGVEGLVHVSEMDWTNKNIHPSKVVNVGDVVEVMVLDIDEERRRISLGLKQCKINPWQQFAETHNKGERVEGKIKSITDFGIFIGLDGGIDGLVHLSDISWNVAGEEAVRDYKKGDEIAAVVLQVDAERERISLGVKQLAEDPFNNYLANNKKGAIVKGKVTAVDAKGATVELAGGVEGYLRASDASRDRVEDATTVLSVGDEVEAKYTGVDRKNRVISLSVRAKDEADEKEAVATVNNTNSAKQEEGGFSNAMAEAFKAAKGE; this is translated from the coding sequence ATGACTGAATCTTTTGCTCAACTCTTTGAAGAATCCCTGAATGAAATTGAAACCCGTCCGGGTTCCATTGTACGTGGCGTTGTTGTTGCTATTGATAAAGACGTTGTTCTGGTTGACGCAGGTCTGAAGTCAGAATCTGCAATCCCAGTAGAACAGTTTAAAAACGCTCAGGGCGAACTGGAAATCCAGGTTGGTGACGAAGTAGACGTAGCGCTGGATGCTATCGAAGATGGTTTCGGTGAAACTCTGCTGTCTCGTGAGAAAGCTAAGCGTCATGAAGCTTGGATCACGCTGGAAAAAGCTTCTGAAGAAGCTGCAACTGTTATTGGTATTATCAATGGCAAGGTCAAAGGTGGATTTACCGTTGAGCTTAACGGCATTCGTGCGTTCTTACCAGGTTCACTGGTAGACGTTCGTCCTGTTCGTGACACGCTGCATTTAGAGGGCAAAGAGCTTGAGTTCAAGGTTATCAAACTTGACCAAAAACGTAACAACGTTGTTGTTTCTCGCCGTGCTGTAATCGAATCAGAAAACAGTGCAGAGCGCGATCAACTGCTGGAAAACCTGCAAGAAGGCATGGAAGTTAAAGGTATTGTTAAGAACCTTACTGACTACGGTGCATTCGTTGATCTGGGCGGCGTTGACGGCCTGTTACACATTACTGATATGGCCTGGAAACGCGTTAAGCATCCTAGCGAAATCGTTAATGTTGGCGATGAAATCCTGGTTAAAGTTCTTAAGTTCGACCGCGATCGTACCCGTGTTTCACTGGGTCTGAAGCAGTTAGGCGAAGATCCATGGGTAGCTATCGCTAAGCGTTACCCGGAAGGTACTAAACTGACTGGCCGCGTAACCAACCTGACTGATTACGGCTGCTTCGTTGAAATCGAAGAAGGCGTTGAAGGTCTGGTACACGTTTCAGAAATGGATTGGACCAACAAAAACATTCACCCATCTAAAGTTGTTAACGTGGGCGATGTGGTTGAAGTTATGGTTCTGGATATCGACGAAGAACGTCGTCGTATCTCCCTGGGTCTGAAGCAGTGCAAAATTAACCCATGGCAGCAATTCGCAGAGACCCATAACAAGGGCGAGCGTGTTGAAGGTAAGATCAAGTCAATCACTGACTTTGGTATCTTCATCGGCTTAGACGGCGGTATTGATGGTCTGGTTCACCTGTCGGACATCTCCTGGAACGTTGCCGGAGAAGAAGCGGTTCGTGACTATAAGAAAGGTGACGAAATCGCCGCTGTGGTTCTGCAAGTTGATGCAGAGCGTGAGCGTATCTCCTTAGGCGTTAAGCAATTAGCTGAAGATCCATTTAACAACTACCTGGCTAACAACAAGAAAGGTGCTATTGTTAAAGGGAAAGTTACAGCAGTTGACGCAAAAGGTGCTACAGTTGAATTAGCGGGTGGCGTTGAAGGTTACCTGCGTGCTTCTGATGCAAGCCGTGATCGTGTTGAAGATGCAACGACGGTTCTGAGCGTTGGTGATGAAGTTGAAGCTAAATACACTGGTGTTGATCGTAAAAACCGTGTAATCAGCCTGTCTGTGCGTGCTAAAGATGAAGCTGATGAGAAAGAAGCCGTTGCTACTGTTAATAACACTAACAGTGCTAAGCAGGAAGAAGGTGGATTCTCTAACGCTATGGCTGAAGCATTTAAAGCAGCTAAAGGCGAATAA
- the aroA gene encoding 3-phosphoshikimate 1-carboxyvinyltransferase, giving the protein MESLTLQPIAKFDGTINLPGSKSVSNRALLLAAMAQGKTRLTNLLDSDDVRHMLNALKALGVHYQLSDCHTICDIEGAGGPLKAHSALEIFLGNAGTAMRPLAAALSLGQGDIILTGEPRMKERPIGHLVDSLRQGGARIDYLEQQDYPPLRLRGGFQGGNISVDGSVSSQFLTALLMAAPLAMQDTHITIKGDLVSKPYIEITLHMMRDFGVEVSHDNYQVFHVKGQQQYRAVEQYLVEGDASSASYFLAAAAIKGGSVRVTGIGKNSVQGDIRFADVLEAMGAKIIWGDDFIECQHGVLNGIDMDMNHIPDAAMTIATTALFAKGETRIRNIYNWRVKETDRLSAMATELRKVGAEVEEGEDYIRVVPPLQLKHAEIETYNDHRMAMCFSLVALSDTPVTILDPKCTAKTFPDYFKQFARLSQLA; this is encoded by the coding sequence CTGGAATCGTTAACCCTACAACCCATTGCGAAATTTGATGGAACTATTAATTTGCCTGGTTCAAAAAGTGTTTCTAACCGGGCGTTACTCTTAGCAGCAATGGCTCAGGGCAAAACCCGACTAACTAACCTGTTAGACAGTGATGACGTTCGTCATATGCTTAACGCATTAAAAGCGCTGGGTGTTCACTATCAATTATCTGATTGCCATACCATTTGTGATATCGAGGGTGCTGGTGGACCATTAAAAGCCCATAGCGCATTAGAAATATTTTTGGGTAATGCTGGTACGGCTATGCGCCCACTGGCTGCGGCATTAAGTCTGGGGCAGGGTGATATCATCCTGACCGGCGAACCTCGAATGAAAGAGCGTCCGATTGGGCATCTGGTTGATTCATTACGCCAGGGCGGTGCCAGAATTGATTATCTTGAGCAACAAGATTACCCACCGCTTCGACTTCGGGGTGGATTTCAAGGGGGAAACATCTCTGTAGATGGTTCGGTATCCAGTCAATTTTTAACAGCCTTACTAATGGCGGCCCCGCTGGCGATGCAGGATACCCATATTACGATTAAAGGTGATTTGGTTTCAAAACCTTATATTGAAATCACACTGCATATGATGCGTGATTTTGGTGTTGAAGTAAGCCATGACAACTATCAGGTTTTCCACGTCAAAGGGCAGCAGCAGTATCGTGCCGTGGAACAATATCTGGTTGAAGGTGACGCTTCTTCGGCATCTTACTTTCTCGCCGCTGCTGCGATTAAAGGCGGTAGCGTACGGGTGACGGGCATTGGTAAAAACAGTGTTCAGGGTGATATTCGTTTTGCTGACGTGCTGGAAGCTATGGGTGCCAAAATTATCTGGGGTGATGATTTTATTGAATGTCAGCACGGTGTGTTGAACGGTATTGATATGGATATGAATCATATTCCCGATGCTGCGATGACTATTGCCACCACTGCGCTGTTTGCCAAAGGGGAAACGCGCATTCGTAATATCTATAACTGGCGAGTGAAAGAGACCGATCGCCTCAGCGCAATGGCAACTGAACTGAGAAAAGTAGGAGCAGAAGTGGAAGAGGGGGAAGATTATATTCGAGTTGTTCCACCTCTACAGCTGAAACACGCGGAGATTGAAACTTATAACGATCACCGTATGGCGATGTGTTTTTCACTGGTCGCACTGTCTGATACGCCGGTTACCATTTTGGATCCTAAATGTACGGCTAAAACCTTCCCTGATTATTTTAAACAGTTCGCTCGTTTAAGTCAGTTGGCATAA